From Pedobacter indicus, a single genomic window includes:
- a CDS encoding anti-sigma factor: MKQKDYKVLLQKYIDGICTDYERKIVESWLENRVKSSDWKWTSDGHKIRTQKRIWTFIIQNIYKKKRRPAVLAIAASFSVIFLFIYLFQSSYQTEKLDWPRRKEGDRDSINTHSG, translated from the coding sequence ATGAAGCAGAAAGACTACAAAGTCCTTTTACAAAAATATATAGACGGCATCTGCACGGATTATGAAAGAAAAATTGTAGAATCCTGGTTAGAAAACCGAGTAAAATCTAGCGATTGGAAGTGGACAAGTGATGGGCATAAAATTCGTACTCAAAAACGAATTTGGACTTTCATAATACAAAACATCTATAAAAAAAAACGTCGTCCGGCTGTACTTGCTATTGCTGCCTCTTTTTCAGTTATTTTCCTTTTCATTTATTTGTTTCAAAGCTCTTATCAAACAGAGAAGCTAGATTGGCCTAGAAGGAAGGAGGGTGACCGTGATTCTATAAATACCCATAGTGGTTAG
- a CDS encoding nucleotide sugar dehydrogenase, translating to MSKNNSNGAVDNAKIAVIGLGYVGLPLAIEFGKKYDVLGFDINQARVDELSEGKDRTQEANLVDLKAVIENKKGKSKTGLSFSARKEDLKNYNTFIVTVPTPIDQFKAPDLTPLIKASEMLGSILKSGDIVIYESTVYPGCTEEDCVPVLERTSGLKFNKDFFAGYSPERINPGDKINTLTKIKKVTSGSTPEIANRVDDLYRSIITAGTHKAPNIKVAEASKAIENAQRDVNISFVNELSLIFDRVGIDTNDVIEAAGTKWNFLKYQPGLVGGHCIGVDPYYLAHKAQALGYHPQVILSGRRVNDNMGPFVADKVVKLMIQKDHKIKGSKALIMGITFKENCPDVRNTRVVDIYHELVSFGLDVDIYDPWADAEEVKHEYGVDILNKLDKNTVYDAVVVAVAHNEFLKFDYQKIKRNNGVIFDTKACLDRALVDGRL from the coding sequence ATGAGTAAAAATAATTCTAACGGTGCCGTTGATAATGCTAAAATAGCTGTAATTGGTTTGGGTTATGTCGGTTTGCCGCTGGCTATTGAATTTGGCAAAAAATATGATGTTCTAGGTTTTGATATTAATCAGGCTCGTGTGGACGAGTTGAGCGAAGGAAAAGATAGAACCCAAGAAGCGAACTTGGTTGATCTCAAAGCTGTAATTGAGAATAAAAAAGGAAAGAGTAAAACCGGTCTTTCGTTTTCTGCTAGGAAAGAGGATTTAAAGAATTATAATACGTTCATTGTTACAGTTCCAACTCCAATCGACCAATTTAAAGCTCCAGACCTTACTCCGTTAATTAAGGCTTCTGAGATGTTAGGTTCAATCCTTAAGTCGGGTGATATCGTTATTTATGAATCAACAGTTTATCCCGGCTGTACTGAGGAAGATTGCGTCCCTGTTTTAGAGAGAACGTCTGGTCTAAAATTTAATAAAGATTTCTTTGCTGGGTACTCTCCTGAGCGTATTAATCCTGGTGATAAGATAAATACATTAACAAAAATTAAAAAAGTAACTTCAGGTTCGACTCCGGAGATTGCAAATCGTGTTGATGATCTTTACCGTTCCATTATCACAGCAGGAACGCATAAAGCTCCCAATATTAAAGTTGCTGAAGCGTCGAAAGCTATTGAGAATGCTCAGCGAGACGTTAATATTTCTTTTGTTAATGAATTATCATTAATATTTGATCGTGTTGGTATCGATACAAATGATGTAATTGAAGCTGCCGGAACTAAGTGGAATTTCTTGAAATATCAACCGGGGCTGGTTGGTGGTCACTGTATAGGGGTGGATCCCTACTACTTGGCTCATAAGGCTCAAGCTTTGGGTTATCACCCTCAGGTAATTCTTTCTGGTCGTCGTGTAAACGATAATATGGGGCCTTTCGTAGCTGATAAGGTAGTTAAGTTAATGATTCAGAAAGACCACAAAATTAAAGGATCTAAAGCTTTAATCATGGGTATTACTTTCAAAGAGAATTGCCCTGATGTTCGTAATACTCGTGTAGTCGATATTTACCATGAGTTAGTATCCTTTGGATTAGATGTCGATATTTATGATCCATGGGCCGATGCAGAAGAAGTTAAGCACGAATATGGGGTAGATATTTTGAACAAATTGGATAAGAATACTGTTTACGATGCCGTTGTTGTCGCTGTGGCACATAACGAGTTCTTGAAGTTTGATTATCAGAAAATTAAGCGTAATAATGGGGTTATATTCGATACCAAAGCTTGTTTAGATAGAGCTTTAGTAGATGGGAGGTTATAA
- a CDS encoding type II toxin-antitoxin system RelE/ParE family toxin, giving the protein MSLTVILSSVAEMELQESYEWYEYKQAGLGERFLGQIEASINAIVLNPELYPIKIRSFRQYVVSKFPYIIVYELISEQRLIHILHIFHTDRNPVRITKNLGNYDS; this is encoded by the coding sequence GTGTCGCTCACAGTTATTCTTTCTTCAGTTGCAGAAATGGAATTGCAGGAATCTTACGAATGGTATGAGTATAAACAAGCGGGATTGGGTGAAAGGTTTCTTGGACAAATTGAGGCATCGATTAATGCAATTGTTCTTAATCCCGAATTATATCCAATAAAAATTAGATCATTTCGCCAATACGTTGTATCCAAATTTCCATATATTATTGTCTATGAACTAATTTCAGAGCAACGATTAATACATATCCTTCATATATTTCATACTGATAGAAATCCAGTTAGAATTACGAAAAATCTTGGGAACTATGACAGCTGA
- a CDS encoding polysaccharide biosynthesis/export family protein has protein sequence MKSNNLLYLAVVGILLLFSSCAEQRNLVYFDDIQQSDAYQQAITNAHEPKIQVGDIMGITVSTLDPTSNALFNTGAVIQGSNPQLSTTQAAGSTNLGKEGYLVGNDGTINFPVIGKVNLQGLTLTQAHEKMRNEISEYVKDPIVNVRYMNFKVTVIGEVARPTTFTVDNEKINVLEALGRAGDMTSFGMRENVLVIREVDGKRNMARLNLNSSNAFQSPYFYLQQNDIVYVEPSDMKGRQANRNPNSVPIIMGILSIITIIATRL, from the coding sequence ATGAAATCTAACAACCTACTTTACCTCGCGGTAGTCGGCATCCTTTTGCTCTTCAGCAGTTGCGCCGAACAAAGAAACCTAGTCTATTTTGATGATATCCAACAGAGTGACGCCTACCAGCAAGCCATCACCAATGCCCACGAACCCAAAATCCAAGTTGGGGATATTATGGGGATTACCGTCAGCACCTTAGACCCAACATCCAATGCACTTTTTAATACCGGCGCTGTTATCCAAGGAAGTAACCCACAATTAAGCACAACGCAAGCAGCTGGAAGTACCAACTTAGGCAAAGAAGGTTATTTAGTAGGTAATGATGGTACCATTAATTTTCCTGTCATAGGCAAAGTGAACCTCCAAGGTTTAACCTTAACCCAAGCACATGAAAAAATGCGTAATGAAATCAGCGAATATGTTAAAGATCCAATTGTTAATGTTCGCTATATGAATTTCAAAGTAACCGTTATTGGGGAGGTTGCACGACCAACTACCTTTACGGTTGATAATGAAAAGATCAATGTTTTGGAAGCACTCGGTAGAGCAGGGGATATGACTTCTTTTGGTATGCGTGAAAACGTGTTGGTTATTCGTGAAGTTGATGGCAAGCGAAACATGGCTCGTTTAAACCTGAACAGCAGCAATGCTTTTCAGTCGCCTTATTTCTATCTACAACAAAATGATATTGTCTACGTAGAACCTTCGGATATGAAAGGTAGGCAAGCGAATAGAAACCCGAATTCAGTTCCGATTATAATGGGTATTTTATCAATTATAACAATTATTGCTACGAGATTGTAA
- a CDS encoding LytR/AlgR family response regulator transcription factor → MDILYAEADGNYTHIYTVDRKYTLRANLKRTHQEVLNHDWFKRVHKSFVVNERHIDKILHTHVMLRSGEVIPVSKNY, encoded by the coding sequence ATTGATATCCTTTACGCGGAAGCGGACGGGAATTATACGCATATCTATACGGTAGACCGAAAGTATACGCTGCGCGCTAACCTGAAGCGCACGCACCAGGAGGTGCTGAACCATGATTGGTTTAAGCGGGTGCATAAGTCTTTTGTGGTAAACGAACGCCACATTGATAAGATTCTGCACACGCATGTGATGCTGAGGTCTGGTGAGGTGATTCCGGTGAGTAAGAATTATTGA
- a CDS encoding LytR/AlgR family response regulator transcription factor produces the protein MEKLAIHIVEDEVIIAMDLEDIVTNLGHRVVQVSTSYEEAFEHLDNNKADIFLVDISLKGVNEGLNLATELDKRDIPHIYISSHKDEMTIQKARATNAYGYVIKPFDVGDIFVALEMAIGRIKGEKARRSTIINEGGTKNIVNFIDILYAEADGNYTHIYTVERKFTLRANLKRTHQEVLNHDWFKRVHKSFVVNERHIDKILHTHVILKSGEVIPVSKNY, from the coding sequence GTGGAGAAATTAGCTATACATATTGTAGAAGACGAAGTAATCATTGCCATGGACCTGGAAGATATTGTAACAAATCTGGGTCATCGGGTTGTACAGGTGTCTACTTCTTATGAGGAGGCTTTTGAACATTTGGACAATAATAAGGCGGATATCTTTTTGGTGGATATTTCACTGAAGGGTGTAAACGAGGGTTTGAACCTGGCGACGGAGCTGGATAAAAGGGATATTCCGCATATTTACATTTCTTCGCATAAGGATGAGATGACGATTCAGAAGGCGCGGGCTACGAATGCTTACGGCTATGTGATTAAGCCTTTTGATGTGGGGGATATTTTTGTTGCGCTTGAGATGGCAATCGGTCGCATTAAGGGTGAAAAGGCGCGGCGGTCTACGATCATCAACGAGGGGGGCACAAAAAACATTGTAAACTTTATTGATATCCTGTACGCGGAAGCGGACGGGAACTATACGCATATTTATACGGTGGAACGGAAATTTACGCTGCGCGCTAACCTGAAGCGCACGCATCAGGAGGTGCTGAACCATGATTGGTTTAAGCGGGTGCATAAGTCTTTTGTGGTGAATGAACGACACATTGATAAGATTTTACACACGCATGTGATCTTGAAGTCTGGGGAGGTGATTCCGGTGAGTAAAAACTATTAA
- a CDS encoding Gfo/Idh/MocA family protein: protein MNKKPPRESRRIGIIGLDHMLSVELTRIINKVSDEGKYYGYRVSAAYPHGTRDLTYRSARVPEYSEALRRLGVNIVHSIKELLQLVDCVIITSNDGRVHREQALLAIEAGKPVFIHKPLAGSWDDALSIYRSSKRHNTPVFSSSSLRFIDSIRRLDNWISKWRVGKILGAHTYSPAHFDGSEPDLLWNAINGIEMLFAIMGPGCTSVQRINNENYDYLIGQWRDGRIGTFRGARRGSDGFGGVVFGQKSNIILGGFEGFEPIASEIINFFEEKKSPVSLEETLEIMAFIIAADESKKNGGRRMQLRTNQSSGFKI, encoded by the coding sequence ATGAACAAAAAGCCACCCCGGGAAAGCAGACGTATTGGAATTATAGGACTTGACCATATGCTGTCGGTTGAATTAACAAGGATAATTAACAAAGTCTCTGACGAAGGGAAATACTACGGTTATCGTGTCTCCGCGGCTTATCCCCACGGAACGAGAGATTTAACTTATAGAAGTGCTAGAGTTCCTGAATATAGTGAAGCGTTAAGAAGACTTGGTGTGAATATAGTGCATTCAATTAAAGAACTCTTACAACTTGTTGACTGTGTTATAATCACAAGTAATGATGGGCGCGTGCATCGGGAACAAGCGCTTCTAGCTATCGAAGCAGGCAAGCCAGTATTTATCCATAAACCTCTCGCTGGGTCATGGGATGACGCGCTGTCAATTTATCGCTCTTCTAAACGTCACAATACGCCAGTTTTCTCTTCTTCCTCTTTGAGGTTTATAGATAGTATTAGGCGACTAGACAATTGGATAAGTAAATGGAGGGTAGGAAAAATTTTAGGTGCGCATACTTATAGTCCAGCCCATTTTGATGGTTCAGAACCTGATTTACTTTGGAATGCTATCAATGGTATTGAGATGCTTTTTGCTATAATGGGGCCGGGGTGTACAAGTGTCCAAAGAATTAATAATGAAAACTATGACTATTTAATTGGACAATGGCGTGACGGAAGAATAGGAACATTTAGAGGAGCAAGAAGGGGCAGCGATGGGTTTGGAGGAGTAGTGTTCGGACAGAAATCAAATATTATTTTAGGTGGTTTCGAAGGTTTCGAACCAATAGCTTCTGAGATTATCAATTTTTTTGAGGAAAAGAAATCTCCAGTTAGCCTAGAAGAAACCCTTGAAATCATGGCGTTTATTATTGCGGCAGATGAAAGTAAAAAGAATGGAGGGCGACGCATGCAATTAAGAACAAATCAAAGTTCAGGATTTAAAATATAA
- a CDS encoding O-antigen polymerase: protein MNKENKVRRRLTFLVSVFILLICFGFEHFISSDLINHINNPSMLVTVLFSLMSLIPMYWIPVQATRPSVLVIWALYLVVLIPSMIIPYLSIYIGIDHLVFFNVVLLLCFFLLCRSAGRPLSNYNYPPLSMYGFYAFFFVIYGILLLNVISVFGLDFSFVSLRDVYDVRTEYKDQLSSSQSSNYPIRWLLFIFNPFLIICGYIEKKNIWMLFLGLAGELFIYSISGLKSALFIGFVLILILYFLGKLRSIKSVPTLITFGVVCMIAIALIIDSIYFVDSILYKNIVTSLTLRRNIAMPGFLSGQYYNFFLHNPKMFMANNSLFGVLVDYHSFYGSRSAPEIVGAFVWGNAAPHANANIWADGYAQYGFIGMIVVSILLGFFLHIYDSISSGVDYRLSFVFLIAPAFAFSNSAFFTTIIGHGAGICILLLFLYMSAVRGHYSQKHKNTLTT, encoded by the coding sequence ATGAATAAAGAAAATAAAGTTAGAAGAAGGTTGACATTTCTTGTGAGTGTTTTTATTCTGTTAATATGTTTTGGTTTTGAACATTTCATTTCATCAGATCTAATTAATCATATTAATAACCCATCTATGCTTGTAACAGTTCTCTTTTCATTGATGTCGCTGATTCCGATGTACTGGATACCTGTACAAGCCACTAGACCTAGCGTTTTAGTTATATGGGCGCTGTATTTGGTGGTTTTAATTCCATCGATGATTATTCCGTATTTGTCAATTTATATAGGAATTGATCATTTAGTTTTCTTTAATGTTGTGTTGTTATTATGTTTTTTTCTGCTATGCAGATCAGCGGGTCGTCCATTGAGCAACTATAATTATCCACCATTATCGATGTACGGCTTCTATGCCTTCTTTTTTGTGATCTACGGTATTTTATTACTTAATGTTATTTCGGTTTTTGGATTAGACTTTTCTTTCGTTTCATTACGAGATGTTTACGATGTTCGAACAGAATATAAGGATCAATTAAGCAGCTCTCAATCCTCTAATTATCCGATCCGATGGCTTCTTTTTATTTTTAACCCCTTTTTAATAATCTGCGGATATATAGAGAAGAAAAATATTTGGATGCTTTTTTTAGGTTTGGCCGGTGAATTGTTTATATACTCAATATCGGGTTTAAAATCTGCGTTATTTATAGGCTTTGTATTGATTCTTATTTTATATTTTCTAGGTAAACTAAGGAGTATAAAAAGTGTTCCGACATTGATTACGTTTGGTGTTGTTTGTATGATTGCTATTGCATTAATAATAGATTCGATATATTTTGTAGATAGTATTTTGTATAAGAATATAGTAACGTCGTTAACTTTACGCAGAAATATTGCTATGCCTGGGTTTCTAAGTGGTCAATACTATAATTTCTTTTTACATAATCCCAAAATGTTTATGGCCAACAACTCATTATTTGGTGTTTTGGTTGATTATCATTCTTTTTACGGTTCTCGTTCTGCGCCTGAGATTGTCGGTGCTTTCGTATGGGGGAATGCCGCACCCCATGCAAATGCGAATATATGGGCAGACGGTTACGCTCAATACGGTTTTATAGGCATGATAGTTGTTTCTATTTTATTAGGTTTTTTTTTACATATTTATGATTCAATTTCATCTGGCGTTGATTATCGACTTTCGTTCGTATTTTTAATTGCTCCTGCCTTCGCATTTAGTAATAGCGCATTTTTTACTACTATTATTGGTCATGGAGCAGGAATTTGTATTTTACTTTTGTTTCTCTA
- a CDS encoding lipopolysaccharide biosynthesis protein, producing MIDIVVLFKKIFSPSKNSFFNNVLILLGGSALGQVINLLMSPVITRIFPPEAFGVFGVFTSVINILTNSSSLKLEMALPLQKETDEFIELLWICLFANLGYALLIAAVLIFIPISVYETFNVSELVDFLWLIPLTLLITGCTRILTSAVVRFKAYKAISYSFINQILVKNVVQIILGLFSASGLSLIFGTFFNQGTGMTNLIRVLKKRKVLTWTPLSKLIIFSHVKEHRDYIFYGTPSGLINALGLYLPVPLVMYYFGPKEAGGLAFCITLISLPMRVVGKSVSQAFIGECAEMIREKKPGLSKLYKNLILRLSLLILVPFIIATFWGQPIFKLFFGQEWSQSGYFIQILALPFCLQFISSPLSQILNLLTLQKVQLIWDIIRVILTIGTLCLPPILGYAIDPTILIYSVGSSISYVLLILICLKYVTLKEKNIIR from the coding sequence TTGATTGACATTGTGGTTCTGTTTAAGAAAATTTTTAGTCCCTCAAAAAATAGCTTTTTCAACAATGTTTTGATTCTTTTGGGGGGAAGTGCACTAGGACAAGTAATTAACTTGCTTATGAGTCCGGTCATTACACGCATCTTCCCACCAGAGGCTTTTGGAGTATTTGGTGTGTTCACATCAGTTATAAATATCCTTACAAACTCTTCATCTTTAAAATTGGAAATGGCATTACCATTGCAAAAAGAAACAGATGAATTTATAGAGTTGTTGTGGATTTGTCTATTTGCCAATTTAGGGTATGCACTGCTAATAGCTGCTGTTCTAATCTTTATCCCCATAAGTGTTTATGAAACTTTCAATGTTTCTGAACTTGTAGATTTTTTGTGGTTGATTCCTTTAACTTTGTTGATTACTGGTTGTACGAGAATTTTAACCAGTGCTGTTGTTCGATTTAAAGCTTATAAAGCCATCTCCTATTCGTTTATAAATCAGATCCTTGTAAAGAATGTTGTACAAATTATATTAGGATTATTTTCAGCATCTGGTCTATCTTTAATTTTTGGTACTTTTTTTAATCAAGGTACGGGGATGACAAACTTGATTCGTGTATTGAAAAAGAGAAAAGTCTTGACCTGGACTCCTTTATCCAAGTTAATAATTTTTTCGCATGTCAAGGAGCACCGTGATTATATATTTTATGGTACACCTTCCGGTCTTATTAACGCTCTAGGATTATATTTACCTGTGCCATTAGTTATGTATTATTTTGGACCAAAGGAAGCAGGAGGATTAGCTTTTTGTATTACACTCATTTCACTACCAATGCGAGTAGTGGGAAAATCAGTTTCTCAAGCGTTTATAGGTGAGTGTGCAGAAATGATAAGGGAAAAGAAACCTGGCTTAAGCAAATTATACAAAAATCTAATTTTGCGGTTGTCTCTTTTAATTCTTGTACCATTTATTATCGCTACCTTTTGGGGGCAGCCAATATTTAAATTATTCTTTGGGCAAGAATGGTCGCAATCCGGATATTTCATACAAATCCTAGCCTTACCTTTTTGTCTTCAATTTATCTCTTCGCCCTTGTCACAGATTTTAAATCTGTTAACTCTTCAGAAGGTTCAATTAATATGGGATATCATAAGGGTAATTCTTACTATTGGTACTCTATGTTTGCCACCAATCTTAGGATATGCGATTGATCCAACGATATTAATATACAGCGTTGGTAGCTCAATTTCTTACGTTCTTTTAATATTGATATGCTTAAAATATGTTACATTGAAAGAGAAAAATATAATCCGATGA
- a CDS encoding GumC family protein: MNQEEVHHQENQNQQIDLKALIFNYFRHWHWFAISLVVCLFVAFLYLRYATPQYEVVSKVLIKDDKKGGASLDPAAAFQDLDIFKSNQNINNEIEVLKGKTLMFRVLRELNQETTFYTEGNIKTSEIYGNSVPINITLSSLDSAALGERVKVDIKDKNRYTLVDEDGSEDYEFGKQVKKKYATFTLTAASGNVSQGKTIWIQFNDLQKMAAVYNESINISPVNKDASVLSISLIHAVPTKAEDIINKLIEVYNREAIEDKNQIAQNTVKFIDERLNFLVTELEDVEQDVEQYKRENQITDIGNEAQQYMQEASEYGRQLADYQTQISVLESMESYMQDAAGDELVPSSMGISDPTLVSLTSKYNDLQLERQKLLRNVQPANPLVQSLDEQLANLRSNILENLSNIKRSLTITRNNLQNKTGGFQSRISQIPSAERNLLEIQREQGIKQALYGYLLQKREESAISLASTVSNTRIIDAAITNDIPVSPRKVLVAFLALVVGFGIPIGALYTKGLLDDKVGNMRDVEKITDVPVLGELVHHDEEDALVVKKGSRTAIAELFRLIRTNLQFAAPGKHAKVLMVTSSMSGEGKTFFSINVGASLALSGKKVVLLEFDIRKPKLMKDIGLSTQKGRGFTSFLVNEDMVLADIVQPTNLVDNLWVISSGPIPPNPAELLLSPKIEKLFSELREHFDVIIVDTSPIGQVADAFSLAPFADVTAYMVRYNYTFKQQLHIVEDIRRNKKMNNLMVVMNDAKKENSYGYGYGYGYGYGYGYGEDLQKNSWKDKIKRYLSR; the protein is encoded by the coding sequence ATGAATCAAGAAGAAGTTCATCATCAGGAAAACCAAAATCAACAAATTGATCTTAAAGCTCTAATTTTTAACTACTTTCGACATTGGCATTGGTTCGCCATTAGTTTAGTTGTATGTTTGTTTGTTGCGTTTCTTTATTTGCGATATGCAACTCCCCAATACGAAGTTGTTTCGAAAGTTCTTATTAAAGACGACAAAAAAGGGGGTGCTTCACTTGACCCGGCTGCAGCGTTTCAGGACTTGGATATATTTAAGTCAAATCAAAATATTAATAATGAAATAGAGGTTCTGAAAGGGAAAACATTAATGTTTAGGGTTTTAAGAGAATTAAATCAAGAAACGACCTTCTATACGGAAGGAAATATAAAAACATCTGAAATTTATGGTAATTCGGTTCCCATTAATATAACATTATCAAGTCTCGACTCAGCAGCGTTAGGGGAGAGGGTTAAGGTGGACATTAAAGATAAGAATAGATATACTTTAGTAGACGAAGATGGTTCGGAAGACTATGAATTTGGTAAACAGGTTAAGAAAAAATACGCTACATTTACTTTAACCGCCGCATCAGGTAACGTAAGCCAAGGTAAAACTATTTGGATTCAATTTAACGATTTACAGAAGATGGCTGCCGTTTATAATGAATCAATAAATATTAGTCCAGTTAACAAAGATGCGTCTGTTTTATCTATTTCTTTGATTCATGCTGTTCCGACTAAAGCGGAGGATATCATTAACAAATTGATCGAAGTTTATAATAGGGAGGCGATCGAAGATAAAAACCAAATTGCCCAAAACACGGTAAAGTTTATCGACGAACGCTTAAATTTTCTAGTAACTGAACTCGAAGACGTTGAACAAGATGTTGAGCAATATAAACGCGAAAATCAAATTACTGATATTGGAAACGAAGCGCAGCAATATATGCAGGAAGCGTCTGAGTACGGTAGGCAGTTAGCTGATTATCAAACGCAAATCTCTGTGTTGGAGAGTATGGAAAGTTATATGCAGGATGCTGCTGGAGATGAATTGGTACCTAGTTCGATGGGGATTTCAGATCCTACTTTAGTGAGTTTGACGTCAAAATATAATGATTTACAGTTGGAGCGTCAAAAACTTCTTCGTAATGTTCAACCGGCGAACCCATTGGTCCAAAGTTTGGATGAACAGTTAGCTAATTTACGCTCTAATATTTTAGAAAATTTAAGTAATATAAAGCGCTCGTTGACTATAACGCGAAATAATCTTCAAAATAAAACTGGTGGGTTTCAGTCTCGAATTTCCCAAATTCCGTCAGCCGAACGCAATTTGTTGGAAATTCAGCGTGAACAAGGTATTAAACAAGCTTTATATGGTTATTTATTGCAGAAACGAGAAGAATCAGCTATATCTTTAGCGTCGACAGTATCGAACACACGTATTATTGATGCCGCGATTACTAATGATATTCCGGTTAGTCCTAGGAAGGTGCTTGTTGCATTTTTAGCTTTAGTGGTGGGTTTTGGAATTCCTATCGGAGCATTATACACTAAAGGGTTGTTAGACGACAAAGTAGGGAATATGCGAGATGTTGAAAAAATTACAGATGTCCCTGTGTTAGGAGAGCTAGTACACCACGACGAAGAGGATGCGTTAGTAGTGAAAAAAGGTAGCCGAACTGCTATTGCTGAGCTGTTTAGGTTAATTAGAACTAATCTTCAATTTGCTGCACCCGGGAAACACGCCAAGGTGTTAATGGTCACCTCATCTATGTCGGGAGAAGGAAAAACTTTTTTCTCAATTAACGTAGGTGCTAGTTTAGCGCTTTCAGGTAAAAAAGTAGTTTTGTTGGAGTTTGATATTCGTAAGCCTAAGCTGATGAAAGATATTGGACTGTCTACCCAAAAAGGGCGCGGGTTTACCTCTTTCTTAGTTAATGAGGATATGGTTTTAGCCGATATTGTACAGCCGACTAACTTGGTTGATAACTTATGGGTTATTTCATCTGGTCCAATTCCTCCTAATCCTGCTGAGTTGCTTTTAAGTCCTAAGATTGAGAAACTATTTTCAGAGTTACGAGAACACTTTGATGTAATAATTGTCGACACCTCGCCAATAGGTCAGGTGGCGGATGCTTTCTCTCTAGCACCATTTGCAGACGTAACTGCTTATATGGTAAGGTATAACTATACTTTCAAACAGCAGCTGCACATCGTCGAAGATATTAGAAGGAATAAGAAGATGAATAATCTTATGGTAGTCATGAATGATGCGAAGAAAGAAAATTCTTATGGTTACGGTTACGGTTACGGTTATGGCTACGGCTACGGTTATGGCGAGGATCTTCAAAAGAACTCATGGAAAGATAAAATAAAAAGATATTTATCGAGATAA